The window ACCGACGACTGAGGAACCGAGACAGACTCGCCCCACAGAACCGACACCGACCAAACAGACCACCGAGACCACTACGACAGTCCCACACGAATATACACTCATGCCAAAACCAGTGACTCAGGATTTACGCGTCATCATCGGCGGCGGGGGAGAGATGGGCGTCCGTACGGCCGAACTCCTCTCAGACCGCGGCCACGACGTCGTCATCGTCGAATCCGACCCGGACCGCTGCAACGAACTCTCCGAGAAGTACGTCGCGACCATCATCGAGGGTGACGCCTCGCGCCCGGAGAAACTCAGACAGGCCCAACCCGAACGAAGCGACGTGGTCGCCGCGTTGACCGACGACGAGACGACCAACTTCGCCATCTGTATGGCCGCCCAGCGGATGTCGGACGCTCGAACCGTGATGCGCATCAACGAGACACCGGACGAACTCTACGAGGAGTTCGTGGATGGTCTCGTGTTCCCGGAGCGACTCGGTGCCCGCGCGGCGACGAACGAAATCGAGGTCAGCGGCGTCAGAACTATCGAGGACATCGGCGGCAACGTCGAAGTCGTCGAAGTCGAAGTCGCCGACGACGCACCCGTCGCCGGAAAACGACTGGACGAGGTTCGCCTGCCGCGCGGGAGTCTCATCATCGTCGACTACCACGGCAACCGACTCGGTGGCCCCGACACGCTCCTCGAAGCGGGTCACCGCTACGTCCTCGCCGTCGAGTCGAACGTCGCCGACGAAGTGATGAACCTGTTCCGCGGGTAGTCGGCAGACGAACTGTCCGGTGGGCACGCCCCCTGAAGGCTTATTCCGCGTCGTGTCTGGATTTTGAACAATGTCCCCCTCACCTCGCACCCGACGGGGCGTTCTCAGCCTCGGTGGAAGTGCGCTCGCCCTCCTCACTGGGTGTCTCTCTGCGTCACCGGCGACCAGCGACGACGTCGAACCGACCGAGAACCCGACGCAGACGACAGCGACGACCACACCTACGTCCGCCCCCGCCGACGTGACCGTCTCGAACGTCCAACTCACGCCGGAACTCGTCGCCCTCGATTCGCCGGACTCCATCGGAACGTTCGGCGAGCGAGGCGAACAGTTCGTCCTCGTCACCATCCTCGTCGACAGTACACCGTGGCCAGCAGTCGATGAGTTTTCGCTTTCGACCGACGACGAGTCATTCACGCCGCTCCCGACCGAGGAGGTGCCGGGATACGGTCGCCTCTGGGAACGTGGATACGCCTACGGAGGACACGGGAACGAAGAAAGCGGAGGTCAGTCCGGCTATCTGGTCTTCGAGGTTCCGAAACCGCTCGAAGCCTCAAACGTGGTGTTCCGAGGCCCCGGCGGTCAGTTTTCTCTCGGCCAAACTGCCCGCGACACACTCGCCCGGCGGCCGACAGAGTTCGCCGTGACAGACGTTACTGCCCCAGAAACGGTCGAGAGCCTGACGGAGATGGAACTCTCGGCGACGATAGAGAACGTCGGGACGTACGACGGAACGTTCGTCGGCGCAATGAATCGGGTCGGCCCGCACGTGGCCTATACACCGGTCACGCGCGTCTCGCTCGACCTCTCGGCCGGCGAGTCGAAAACGTGGACGCACTCGTACCGGCCGCAACTGACCGCCGGTAATGCTCCGATGCCGATGCGATTCAAACTCGACTGGCGCGATGGAAGGATTTCGACCGAAACGATGGTCGAATGGCCGTCCTAAGCGCCGGCAATCAGTTCTCGACGGCAGACGCCGCGCGAATGATGGTCTCTTCGTCGAACTTCTTGCCGATGAGTTGGAGTCCGACCGGGAGGCCGTCCGTCTCGCCCGCGGGCACGGAGATAGCGGGGAGGTTGGCGAGGTTCACCGGGACGGTGTTGGCGTCGGCGAGGTACATCTGAAGCGGGTCGTCGAGGCTCTCACCGAGTTTGAACGGCGGCACGGGCATCGTCGGCGAGGCGAGTACGTCCACGTCCTCGAACGCCGCGTCGAAGTCCTGTTTGACCCACGCGCGGGCGTCCTGCGCCTTCGCGTAGTACTTGTCGTGGTACCCGGCAGAGAGCGCGTACGTGCCGAGGAGGATACGGCGCTTCACTTCGGGGCCAAACCCTTCTTCGCGGGCGCGGGCGAAGGCGTCGTTCCAGTTGCCCTCGTAGCCACCGGATTTGCCGTAGCGGACGCCGTCGAACCGCGCGAGGTTCGAAGACGCCTCGGACATGGCGATGACGTAGTAGGCGGCGACGGCCTTTTCGACCGACGGCATGCTGACTTCGCGGTACTCGGCACCCTGTGCTTCGAGTTCGTCGAGGGCGGCCCAGAAGGCTTCCTCGACGCCCTCGTCGGCACCGTCGACCAGTTCGGTCGGGACGCCGATAGTGAGGCCGTCCACGTCGCCGTCGGCGGCCGAGGCGTAGTCGGAGTCGGCACCTTCGTCGTGGGTGGTGCCGTCGCGTTCGTCGGGGCCGGCGATGACGTCGAGGAGGCCTGCGGCGTCTTCGACCGTCGGCGCGATTGGGCCGATTTGTTCGAGGGAGTTCGCGTAGGCGACGAGGCCGTACCGTGAGACGAGGCCGTAGGTGGGCTTGATGCCGACGACGCCACAGAAGGCGGCGGGACAGCGGATAGAGCCACCCGTGTCAGACCCGAGTGCGAGGTCCGCTTCACCGGCGGCGACTGCGGCGGCAGACCCACCGGACGACCCACCGGGGACGCGGGATTCGTCCACGGGATTCTTCGTCGGGCCGAACGCCGACGTTTCGGTGGTCGTCCCCATCCCGAACTCGTCCATGTTTGCCTTGCCAACGATGGTCGCGCCGGCGTCTTTCAGCAGTTCGACGACCGTCGCGTCGTACGGCGGGACGTAGTCTTCGAGCATCGCAGACCCACAGGTCGTGCGGAGACCCTTCGTCGAGATGTTGTCCTTGACGGCGATGGTCTTCTCGCTGAGCGGACCGTCTTCGTCGCTCTCGACCGTCTCTTTCGTGATGAAGGCGTTCAGCGACATTTAGGACACCCGCGGACCCTTGAAGTAGCCGTCTTCGGTCTCTTCGGCGTTCGAGAGCGCCTCGTCTTGCGTCAGGCCCTCACGGACCTCGTCGGGGCGCATCACGTTCACCAGTTCGTCTTCGCGGTCCACTTCGGGGACCTCGTCGAGGGCGTCGAAGTACTCGAGGATGTCCGCGAACTGCGTCGCGAACTCCTCCACTTCGTCCTCGTCGAGGTCGACCCGCGCCAACTCGGCGACGTGTCGAACCTCGTCGGCGTCGACGGGCGTATCGCTCATATATCGCAGGTGACGGAGACTGGGAGTAAGGGTTTCGGTGTGCCCTCTCGCCACCAGTCGGGTGGTCCCCGGGCAGTCTGTTCCCAATCTATCGAGACGGCTATCGGTCCCCGCTATATTCAGTCGTTTTATTGCCGTCAGATATAAGTAACCGGCGTCGATACGAATAGACGGAGAACGACCGTTCCCAGTTGCTTCTCTCGCACACAATGACAGGAAGTGTCCGACGTTTCACGACCGATACCGCGCGCGTGCGCAAACAGGCAAACGACCAGTCCGAACGCGATAGCGAACGGACCAAACACGAACAGAACGAGTCGCTCACGTGCCCAGAGTGCGGTTCTGAGTCGCTCGTCTCTGATTCGGAGCACGGTGAGACGGTCTGTGACGACTGCGGACTCGTCGTCGAGGAAGACGAGATAGACCGCGGGCCAGAGTGGCGTGCGTTCAACTCCTCGGAGAAAGACCAGAAGTCCCGTGTCGGTGCCCCCACCACCAACATGATGCACGACAAGGGACTGTCGACCAACATCGGCTGGCAGAACAAAGACGCCTACGGACGCTCGCTGTCGTCGCGACAGCGAGAGAAGATGCAGCGTCTCCGCACGTGGAACGAGCGCTTCCGCACTCGTGACTCCAAAGAGCGCAATCTGAAGCAGGCACTCGGCGAAATCGACCGGATGGCCTCGGCCCTCGGTCTTCCGGACAACGTTCGTGAGACTGCTTCAGTCATCTACCGACGCGCCCTCAACGACGACTTGCTCCCCGGCCGGTCCATCGAGGGCGTCGCCACGTCGTCGCTCTACGCCGCCGCCCGCATGGCTGGGACGCCTCGCTCGCTCGACGAGATTACGAACGTCTCGCGGGTCGAAAAGGACGAAATCGCTCGCACGTACCGATACGTCGTCCGAGAACTCAAACTCGAGATTCAACCCGCAGACCCCGAGCAGTACGTCCCACGCTTCGCGAGCGACCTGGGTCTCGCAGACGAGACCGAGCGACGCGCACGACAACTCTTGAAGACCGCGAAAAAGCAGGGCGTCCACTCGGGGAAGTCACCGGTCGGCCTCGCCGCCGCCGCCGTCTACGCCGCTTCGCTCCTCACCAACGACAAGGTGACGCAAAACGAGGTATCTGATGTGGCCAACATCTCCGAGGTCACCATCCGGAACCGCTACCACGAACTGCTCGAAGCGGAAGAGCAAATCCAGACGCCCTAACGGGGTCGGCCTTTTCGCGTTCCGCAACACCGATACTCACTGCGCTAGAGCGTCGCGTATGGAGACGACACGACACTTCACCGCCACGGTGTACATCGTCAACGACGGGGCCGTTGCCCTCCACCGACACGAACGCCTCGGCATCCGCATCCCACCCGGCGGCCACGTCGACCGCGACGAACTCCCCCACGAAGCCGGTTTGCGCGAGGTTCGTGAGGAGACCGGTCTCGACCCCCAACTCGTCGACGACACCGATTCCGTGCCCGCTCCCGACGGCGAAGCGCTTCCGCACCCGCGCCAGCAGATGCTCTACGACATCAACGTCCACGGCGATGGAAGCGTCGGCCACCAACACATCGACCACATCTACTACGCTCACGTGGACTCTCGTGACATTGACCCTGCACCGGGTGAGGCCGACCCCGACGTGTGGGAGTGGTACGACTCCGACGACCTGCGAGAGAGCGAACTCGACCCAGATACGGTGCAGTTTGCGCTGGAAGCTATCGAAGTCGTGTCGGACGAAGACTAACCTCGGACCGGCCGCCTACTCGACGAGCGACTCCACGTACTGCTGGACGTGGTTCTCCATTCGACGTTTGAACCCCGCCTGTCGGGCGAGTCGGTCGAGTTCCCGAGACGCGTAGGTTCCGTACTGCACCGCTTTCTTGTCCGCCTCGGCGACTGACTCCGGAAGGACTGGTTTCGCCGCCTCCCTGAGGGCGACTTTCCGCCGGCCGTCGGCGACGAGTAACTCGTCGGGAAGCGGGAGTGCCGCTTCGACGACTCGGTCGTGCAGAAGTGGTGCGACCGGTTCGACACCCGCCGCACGGAGCGTGAGCACGTCCCGTTCGAGTTGGTCGGGAAGAGTGAGAATCATCTCACGGGCGGCCCCGCGAACCGTCTCGGCTTCGACCCGCGGGTCGTTCGGTGCT is drawn from Haloferax litoreum and contains these coding sequences:
- the gatC gene encoding Asp-tRNA(Asn)/Glu-tRNA(Gln) amidotransferase subunit GatC; amino-acid sequence: MSDTPVDADEVRHVAELARVDLDEDEVEEFATQFADILEYFDALDEVPEVDREDELVNVMRPDEVREGLTQDEALSNAEETEDGYFKGPRVS
- the gatA gene encoding Asp-tRNA(Asn)/Glu-tRNA(Gln) amidotransferase subunit GatA, translating into MSLNAFITKETVESDEDGPLSEKTIAVKDNISTKGLRTTCGSAMLEDYVPPYDATVVELLKDAGATIVGKANMDEFGMGTTTETSAFGPTKNPVDESRVPGGSSGGSAAAVAAGEADLALGSDTGGSIRCPAAFCGVVGIKPTYGLVSRYGLVAYANSLEQIGPIAPTVEDAAGLLDVIAGPDERDGTTHDEGADSDYASAADGDVDGLTIGVPTELVDGADEGVEEAFWAALDELEAQGAEYREVSMPSVEKAVAAYYVIAMSEASSNLARFDGVRYGKSGGYEGNWNDAFARAREEGFGPEVKRRILLGTYALSAGYHDKYYAKAQDARAWVKQDFDAAFEDVDVLASPTMPVPPFKLGESLDDPLQMYLADANTVPVNLANLPAISVPAGETDGLPVGLQLIGKKFDEETIIRAASAVEN
- a CDS encoding NUDIX hydrolase, whose translation is METTRHFTATVYIVNDGAVALHRHERLGIRIPPGGHVDRDELPHEAGLREVREETGLDPQLVDDTDSVPAPDGEALPHPRQQMLYDINVHGDGSVGHQHIDHIYYAHVDSRDIDPAPGEADPDVWEWYDSDDLRESELDPDTVQFALEAIEVVSDED
- a CDS encoding potassium channel family protein yields the protein MPKPVTQDLRVIIGGGGEMGVRTAELLSDRGHDVVIVESDPDRCNELSEKYVATIIEGDASRPEKLRQAQPERSDVVAALTDDETTNFAICMAAQRMSDARTVMRINETPDELYEEFVDGLVFPERLGARAATNEIEVSGVRTIEDIGGNVEVVEVEVADDAPVAGKRLDEVRLPRGSLIIVDYHGNRLGGPDTLLEAGHRYVLAVESNVADEVMNLFRG
- a CDS encoding transcription initiation factor IIB gives rise to the protein MTGSVRRFTTDTARVRKQANDQSERDSERTKHEQNESLTCPECGSESLVSDSEHGETVCDDCGLVVEEDEIDRGPEWRAFNSSEKDQKSRVGAPTTNMMHDKGLSTNIGWQNKDAYGRSLSSRQREKMQRLRTWNERFRTRDSKERNLKQALGEIDRMASALGLPDNVRETASVIYRRALNDDLLPGRSIEGVATSSLYAAARMAGTPRSLDEITNVSRVEKDEIARTYRYVVRELKLEIQPADPEQYVPRFASDLGLADETERRARQLLKTAKKQGVHSGKSPVGLAAAAVYAASLLTNDKVTQNEVSDVANISEVTIRNRYHELLEAEEQIQTP